A genomic window from Tolypothrix sp. PCC 7910 includes:
- a CDS encoding type II toxin-antitoxin system HicB family antitoxin: MTLIANYVKRYSYLVEYSTEDEAYLARCVELGIVAHGETQEEALAAIKTATKVHLQMLKEDSEPLPEPLSLQRFSGKLNLRMSPEKHREIVLRAKALGVSINYYINSRL, translated from the coding sequence ATGACCCTTATTGCCAACTATGTGAAACGATATTCATACCTTGTGGAGTACTCCACCGAGGATGAGGCATATCTTGCACGGTGTGTTGAATTAGGGATTGTTGCTCATGGCGAGACGCAAGAAGAAGCGTTAGCTGCGATTAAAACGGCAACAAAAGTGCACTTACAAATGCTCAAAGAAGATAGTGAACCATTACCAGAGCCGTTAAGCCTCCAAAGATTCAGCGGTAAACTCAATTTACGAATGAGTCCAGAAAAGCATCGAGAAATTGTGCTTAGAGCAAAAGCCTTAGGAGTATCAATTAACTACTACATTAATAGTCGTTTGTAA